CCGGTTTCACTAAATCTGATGAAGGAAGGGAATAAAACAAAGTTTGCAGAAAAAAGATATTAATTTACTCACAGCTTCTTCCCAACCAGAGTAACAATGATACTCATGTGGCTCCAGTTCTTGCATCAAGTCCTCTTCACTGATATCTAGAAGGGCATCAGCATGTCTCCTCTCTGGTGTCTGCTCACTAACTGCCTCCTCCTGTGCTGGAAGCTCCTTGTCTGATCCATTCACAGCTGTGTGATCCACTTTTTTTAAGGTTGCCATTATATAGTTAGCTCATGTGCTTCATGATATTATCTAGGGAAGCAGAATACACAGAAATAACCAGTAAGAGGCAGTggtgaaaaagtattcagatatcctaagtaaaagtactaatacagtACTGTGAAAGTaaatgtcctgcattcaaaaccttgcttaagtaaaagtacaaaagttatcagcaacaaaatgtacttaaaagtataaaaagtaaaggTTGTCATCATGCAGAAAggtcccactcagattgttttatataggctattattggattatccttcttgatgcatttatgtaagcagcgttttaatttcctcaaaatagggctcattttaacaacttaatatactggtatgaggttaaattaataaaaaaaagtctaaccactttaaattgatcatgtttttttatgttaaatcttgacctgaaaagtaactaaagctgtcagctaaatgtagtggagtaaaagttcaatatttacctcaaaatgtagtggagtataaatataaaataacataacataaaatgtcaaaaagtctCTTAaacttgtacttaagtacaatgcTACAATGTTCTCATACTAACGTTTGTTACCACAGGTAAGAGGTAACGTTACATTGCTGAATTGTCTTAGCCGACATATAGTTTTGTTTTAAACGTTAGAAACCTGAAAAACTTACCTTACACCAGACTTTACTCACCAAAAGGAAGCAATATGTGTCTCTGCAGCATTTAAGATGGGTCTCTATCACTACCCCCATATCTGAAAGCACCGTTCACAAAAAAGTAACTGCTTCCTATCGTGTCGAGTTGTCTTTCTGCTCGACAGAGTTTTCCCAAACAGAAGTGTAGGAGCGGTGAATGCCTTTAGAGACCAGCTGCAACGCCGTCGTCATAGCAACCCGTAGAGGCAGCACGGGGAAGATGTGACGTAGTGAAAGGGGGAAGAGTCCTGCTGGCTGCTACTCCAGATGAATTATTACATATCTGTTATGCAATTAATTTACACACATACTCGCAGATAATCCGGTAGTGCACGCAGAATAggagaacaaaacagaatagAATAAAGACGTATGACTGGAAACTGTTGTAATAATAAGATGAAATGTTATGTTACATCACAGAAAATGCCCCAAATCCAATCAAAATgtctctttctttattttctgttggTTTGTGGGGTGTTGTGATCATGTCACAGTGAAAAGGGGGAAGTTACCGGTGTATAACTTGTGAGACAGGAAACCATTTTGGTTCGTTCAGCTCGGCACGTAGAGCTACAGTAGACGTAACTCAGGGGGTCACGTCAGCTGTAAGAGGACTGCATGTTCTTCACATGACAAAGGAAGCGAGCAATACTCACTTCTGCTGCTGAGagtaaagtattttcttttttattctttttgcattGATCAGATATTGGATCATATTCTTCACACGGTAAAATCTGAAGCGACTGTTCTGCAAACGCACACGTTGCTGGCTCACATCAGAGGCTTTAGTTATTGGTCCAGAGAGGAGCGGTGTCAACCTCTGACGCAGCCGGAGCACCTATCCGAGAGAGGGGACACTACCACCTGACGGCTCCATCTCTCCACACGCCGGCCCGGTCTTTCCCATCACGACTACATTTGCTCCGCAGTGCACAAACTGCTGCGTTTTATGGAAGCGGAGCCTGTGCAACCTGTCGTGGTCATGCTGCCCCCGAAGAACTGCCTGCCGAGGAACTACAGCTGCATAGCCGGACTCTTCGGGAGCCTGGCAGCGGCAAACCCACGGCTCGAAGATGGGGAAGATTTTGACATGATAAACGGTACTACCTGTGAAACCACCGAGTGCCCCGTGGTGGAAGAGAGACCACGGGGCAGAGAGATCTTCCTAAAACCTCCACAGAGTCCGAACCTACGACGGAGATGCAAGTCTCTGCCCACACCCACAGAGAGAGCGAAGTTAGAGATCTCCAGAAGCAGAAGTCCGACCAGTCAGAAAAAGGTCCGGTTCGCTGACTCCCTGGGTCTGGAGCTCATTTCAGTGAAGCATTTCGATGACACCGATGAGCCAGAGGTGCCGGAACGCATTTTGGCCAAACTACCCAAAGGACCCCTCCACCTGAATCATTTGGACACAAAGTTCCCTCGCGCTCCTGCGCAGTCTGTGTTCATGGAGTTGCAGTTCACCAACCCAGGCACACTACCCGGCTTTGAGCAGAAAGTGAGGGAGGTAAAAGTCATGTTAGAGACCGTGCAGGTGGATGAATTCAGCCTTTCCGGCTTTGTGCGCGTCTTGAATCTGGCTTTTGAAAAGAGCGTCTCTTTGCGGTATTCTCTCAACAACTGGATAACATTTATGGACAGTCTGGCGTCCTATGTCCCTGAGTCCAGCGACGGTGTCACTGATAAGTTCTGTTTCAAGGTAGTCATGCCTACTTACCTCGACAATGGAGGCACATTTCAATTTGCAATTAAATACTGTGTGGGCGGACAGGAGTTCTGGGACAACAATAATGGGAACAACTACAAAGTGCGGCGTCACCGGTTCAAGATGTCCCCACCTCGAGAATGGGAGAACGGATGGATTCACTTTATCTGAGCTTTATTGTCTGCAGTGGCACACTGCGTGCGTAATTTGCGCATAACTGATCTGATCCCCGAGTACCTTTAGTATGACTGTAGCTTGTTAAAGatgatgttttctttattgCCTTTGCCAGCTACACACATGCTGTGA
The Centropristis striata isolate RG_2023a ecotype Rhode Island chromosome 2, C.striata_1.0, whole genome shotgun sequence DNA segment above includes these coding regions:
- the LOC131991635 gene encoding protein phosphatase 1 regulatory subunit 3E yields the protein MEAEPVQPVVVMLPPKNCLPRNYSCIAGLFGSLAAANPRLEDGEDFDMINGTTCETTECPVVEERPRGREIFLKPPQSPNLRRRCKSLPTPTERAKLEISRSRSPTSQKKVRFADSLGLELISVKHFDDTDEPEVPERILAKLPKGPLHLNHLDTKFPRAPAQSVFMELQFTNPGTLPGFEQKVREVKVMLETVQVDEFSLSGFVRVLNLAFEKSVSLRYSLNNWITFMDSLASYVPESSDGVTDKFCFKVVMPTYLDNGGTFQFAIKYCVGGQEFWDNNNGNNYKVRRHRFKMSPPREWENGWIHFI